One window of the Misgurnus anguillicaudatus chromosome 8, ASM2758022v2, whole genome shotgun sequence genome contains the following:
- the mbd5 gene encoding methyl-CpG-binding domain protein 5: MNGGKDRDGGDCRGQLTQVPIGWQRKLETSGVIYISPSGSVLACLDQVKSYLLTDGTCKCGLECPLILPKVFNFDPGAVVKLRTAEDVKADEDVTKLCIHKRKLIAVATLHKSMELPPPSLTLTSPGGGTSVTSMNPTAQPRAIRSKAHEGQPDCKNPFKVMMAAGQRHFSTELCGPQQQDVYPGYSRQRLSSSEQGPKSPFRSGHGGMLSPPSQPFGDGSLSPRTDAIGSPDGFVRNNPCSFQGTGSPSATHGNSRIPLSSPGVMMHGSPAVQSPCVIAGRTNLPLSPPVPNKSPVMKKPLCNYPPIMDSSRTVFHHKAPSASATSLPPPCALQNKQVSSEKDPLGILDPIPSKPNPPSFQSSSHSQVPMMNVNIPPAIVPLPSNLPLPTVKPGPVGHGGHMQRTQHLTATSISPSPVTSPVHMSGPALSRMEASPQRSRSSSTSSEQGSFAVPPCGSMKVPPRSPRSSISSPRPALPSSPSGKPDSLHQYKDMPNQLLAGMSSNISSSQHNPMFSTLSCNNTPQKEHPGLLCMPLNQILNQHNAASFPASSLLSAAAKAQLANQNKVGGSSGGCTVGAVSAGSSVGTSAGLTCPLSGADGNRAVEGHNALNPMLPPNSAMMMPNSEMQSGRAALRDKLMAQQRDSLRKRKAPPNTGNHENNFFNVLKPDMAGMRTPCPPAEQMRKTPRLPPNTSMAQLLQSLSNHSSHMTRGRNQGPISSNRTHFGEGVVHSGAASQNMQVQQRIRGQTEAMLCPGAESVHSQFSGMMNQMQAAAMGNCGPVNQTLLGNHVMGHVSSHFQQHSQPNINCILPSSNDSCCSQPINDTGDPASQSCGIGNASQMGGVMAATGHMYQQQMHPALQGMHGVSTYQSQGHSFSTASFTDNNAPNANSLPCLYQDYQGCMSDGSQSGMTSHPGDTGMYREGPHKLQGQGEVSLAGTAGAQSSVESVDAIYRAVVDAAGKGMQVTITTGVSSSTQASPVPALSAMSAFTASIGQPLSLPHAVNAVINAPRCSEGGDLTQPQRARPQLFNHARRNSEQGKKTPDGVDGHEYFRSPSTATPVRLQWDEPNHAHWRGEDFLECSTQVQSSPCSSQGERIMETVGQICPTDTTLQSHDLVDRHMDDSGNLRLNNNRMAGSMREHVEPTERCTQLNGTLPRGGYGEPLTGDDQSPGSSTSLEGPLVKDYTHFNGHFNGHCAPSPSDTKSLSSEEELRHPDSPSADLLHYRPRGFNMGELVWPIKGFPPWPNKLMGEEHGHNPNMQLSDQAKVEPEQLKTLTEDLQVLDRVSKRNRKAGKLNHHLEAAIRELDKMSGTVHTDRQVKLPKPKRRKISR; the protein is encoded by the exons ATGAATGGAGGAAAAGACAGAGATGGAGGAGATTGCAGAGGGCAACTCACCCAGGTGCCCATTGGCTGGCAGCGAAAGTTGGAGACTTCGGGTGTCATTTATATCAG TCCAAGCGGATCTGTGCTGGCCTGCCTTGATCAGGTGAAGTCTTACCTGCTGACTGATGGCACCTGCAAATGTGGGCTGGAATGCCCACTTATTCTCCCCAAG gtTTTTAATTTTGATCCCGGTGCTGTGGTAAAGCTGAGGACTGCAGAGGATGTAAAGGCTGATGAGGATGTTACGAAGCTGTGCATTCACAAGAGGAAGCTTATTGCTGTGGCGACGCTACACAAGAGCATGGAGCTGCCGCCTCCTTCCCTAACGCTCACCAGTCCTGGTGGAGGCACAA GCGTGACTTCCATGAATCCTACTGCACAGCCTCGAGCAATAAGAAGTAAAGCCCACGAGGGCCAGCCAGATTGTAAGAACCCATTTAAGGTGATGATGGCAGCAGGACAGAGACACTTCTCAACAGAGTTGTGTGGCCCGCAGCAGCAGGACGTTTACCCTGGATACTCCAGGCAGAGGCTGAGCAGCAGTGAACAAGGACCGAAGTCTCCATTCCGCAGTGGACACGGAGGCATGTTGAGTCCTCCTTCGCAACCTTTTGGGGATGGTTCATTGTCCCCAAGAACAGACGCTATTGGCAGTCCGGATGGGTTTGTGCGTAACAACCCTTGTAGCTTCCAAGGGACTGGTAGTCCCAGCGCTACACACGGCAACAGCCGCATCCCTTTGTCTTCTCCTGGCGTCATGATGCATGGCTCACCTGCCGTGCAGTCGCCTTGCGTCATTGCCGGAAGGACTAATTTGCCTCTGTCGCCACCAGTCCCCAACAAGAGCCCCGTCATGAAAAAGCCCCTGTGCAACTACCCTCCCATCATGGACTCGAGCAGAACTGTATTTCACCACAAGGCTCCGTCTGCTTCTGCCACTTCGCTGCCCCCTCCCTGTGCCCTGCAAAATAAACAGGTCAGCTCTGAGAAGGACCCTCTTGGCATTCTGGATCCCATCCCCAGTAAACCCAACCCACCCTCTTTCCAGTCCAGCTCCCACTCTCAGGTACCAATGATGAATGTAAACATCCCTCCCGCCATTGTCCCTTTGCCGAGCAACCTTCCTTTACCCACGGTCAAGCCGGGGCCAGTTGGACATGGTGGTCACATGCAGAGGACTCAGCATCTAACAGCCACCTCCATCTCCCCCTCACCTGTCACTTCCCCCGTCCACATGTCTGGGCCCGCTTTGAGTCGCATGGAAGCGTCTCCACAGCGATCTCGCTCTTCGTCCACCTCCTCTGAGCAGGGAAGTTTTGCCGTTCCCCCATGCGGTAGCATGAAGGTACCGCCACGTTCACCCAGGTCCTCCATAAGCTCTCCTAGACCCGCCTTGCCTTCCAGCCCGTCCGGCAAACCAGATAGTCTTCACCAGTACAAAGACATGCCCAACCAGCTGCTGGCAGGTATGAGTAGCAACATCAGCAGCAGTCAACACAACCCCATGTTTTCCACTCTTTCCTGCAACAATACCCCGCAGAAGGAGCACCCAGGCCTTTTGTGCATGCCACTGAACCAGATCCTCAACCAACACAACGCTGCCTCTTTTCCTGCCAGCAGTCTCCTGTCGGCTGCCGCCAAAGCACAGCTAGCAAATCAAAACAAAGTAGGGGGAAGTAGCGGTGGATGCACAGTAGGTGCGGTGAGCGCCGGGAGCAGTGTGGGAACATCGGCTGGGCTCACCTGCCCTCTTAGTGGGGCTGATGGCAACAGAGCTGTTGAAGGACACAATGCTTTAAATCCCATGTTACCGCCCAACTCTGCCATGATGATGCCGAATAGCGAGATGCAGAGTGGCCGCGCAGCTCTGCGGGACAAGCTTATGGCACAGCAGAGGGACTCGCTTCGTAAGCGCAAGGCTCCCCCGAACACCGGCAACCAcgaaaacaactttttcaacGTGCTGAAGCCAGACATGGCTGGCATGAGGACGCCCTGCCCTCCTGCTGAGCAAATGAGAAAAACACCACGACTGCCCCCAAACACATCAATGGCTCAGTTATTACAATCTCTGAGCAACCACAGTTCCCACATGACCAGAGGCAGAAACCAAGGCCCCATAAGCTCCAATCGGACGCATTTCGGTGAGGGTGTCGTGCATTCTGGCGCAGCCTCTCAGAACATGCAGGTACAGCAGCGAATACGTGGCCAGACGGAAGCAATGCTCTGCCCTGGTGCAGAGTCTGTTCACAGCCAGTTTTCAGGCATGATGAACCAGATGCAGGCTGCAGCAATGGGAAACTGTGGGCCTGTCAACCAAACACTTCTCGGAAACCATGTGATGGGACATGTAAGCTCTCACTTTCAGCAGCATAGCCAGCCAAACATCAACTGCATACTGCCTAGCAGCAATGACTCCTGCTGCTCGCAGCCTATTAATGACACAG GTGACCCTGCATCGCAGAGCTGCGGCATAGGTAACGCTTCTCAAATGGGTGGTGTCATGGCTGCCACAGGACACATGTACCAACAGCAGATGCACCCAGCACTACAGGGAATGCATGGGGTCTCCACATATCAAAGTCAAGGGCATTCCTTTTCAACAGCTTCTTTTACAGACAACAATGCTCCTAACGCCAACAGCTTGCCTTGCCTGTACCAGGATTATCAG GGGTGCATGTCTGACGGTTCCCAGTCTGGCATGACATCTCATCCGGGGGACACGGGGATGTACAGGGAAGGTCCGCACAAGCTCCAAGGTCAAGGTGAAGTTTCATTGGCAGGTACTGCCGGAGCTCAGAGTTCAGTGGAGTCTGTTGATGCGATCTACAGGGCGGTGGTGGACGCCGCTGGCAAAGGCATGCAAGTGACCATCACCACTGGTGTGAGCAGCAGCACGCAGGCGAGCCCAGTCCCTGCGCTCAGCGCCATGAGTGCCTTTACTGCCTCCATCGGCCAGCCGCTCAGCCTACCTCACGCTGTCAATGCAGTCATAAACGCCCCTCGCTGCTCCGAGGGGGGCGACTTAACCCAGCCTCAGCGCGCCCGACCGCAGCTATTCAACCATGCACGCAGGAACTCTGAGCAGGGCAAGAAGACGCCAGACGGTGTGGATGGGCACGAGTATTTCCGCTCACCTAGCACTGCCACACCTGTGCGACTGCAGTGGGATGAGCCCAACCATGCTCATTGGAGAGGGGAAGACTTTCTGGAGTGTTCTACCCAGGTTCAGAGCAGTCCATGCAGTAGCCAAGGAGAGAGGATAATGGAAACTGTCGGCCAGATATGTCCGACGGACACGACGCTTCAGAGTCATGACCTTGTTGACCGCCATATGGATGATAGCGGAAACTTGCGATTAAACAACAACCGCATGGCTGGCAGCATGAGGGAGCATGTGGAGCCCACAGAGCGTTGCACTCAGCTGAATGGCACACTGCCTCGTGGCGGCTACGGGGAGCCGCTCACCGGAGACGACCAGTCGCCTGGGTCCTCGACTAGCTTGGAGGGACCATTGGTGAAAGACTATACACACTTTAACGGACACTTTAATGGACACTGTGCGCCCAGCCCCTCCGACACCAAGAGTCTCAGCAGTGAGGAGGAACTGCGTCACCCTGACTCACCTTCAGCCGACCTGCTGCACTACAGGCCCAGGGGTTTTAATATGGGTGAACTGGTCTGGCCAATAAAAGGCTTCCCTCCGTGGCCTAATAAACTGATGGGAGAAGAGCATGGACACAATCCCAACATGCAACTTTCTGATCAAGCAAAG gTGGAGCCAGAGCAGTTGAAAACACTAACAGAAGATCTGCAGGTGCTGGACAGAGTCAGCAAAAGAAACAGAAA